A part of Pseudomonas sp. HR96 genomic DNA contains:
- a CDS encoding aspartate-semialdehyde dehydrogenase, with amino-acid sequence MLSSVLPMNQIAVTSQLDPAKTAPIVPPVAPAQPVTGDSQVDLRQRDAEESADRLREEQRRRQKRERQDGQIIEHVDPEQHLPLPGTELNADNTVPVAPLIENEPRQGLWVDIQI; translated from the coding sequence ATGCTGTCATCCGTACTACCCATGAACCAGATCGCGGTGACTTCGCAGCTCGATCCTGCCAAGACGGCGCCGATCGTGCCGCCGGTGGCGCCCGCGCAGCCGGTGACCGGCGACAGCCAAGTCGACCTGCGCCAGCGCGACGCCGAGGAGTCGGCCGACCGCCTGCGCGAGGAACAGCGCCGCCGCCAGAAGCGCGAGCGCCAGGACGGGCAGATCATCGAGCACGTCGACCCCGAGCAGCACCTGCCGCTTCCGGGCACCGAACTCAACGCCGACAATACCGTGCCGGTCGCGCCATTGATCGAGAACGAGCCGCGGCAAGGGCTGTGGGTGGATATTCAGATCTAG